The genomic interval CCAAATAATGCAATTGAAATCGCATGCGTTCCAGAAATAATTTGGGGTCTTACCAACCCTGCCTCACCACCGAATACTTCAGCGTATATAGCCTCTAATGTATCTCTGCCTATATCGTCATATCCATAACCAGTAGTTGGAATGAAATGGGAATCACTTACACGATGCTTTTGAAAACTTCTCAAAACGCGAAATTGATTTGCTTCACTTTGTCTCTCTATATTATCAAGTATATCTTTAATCTGCTCTTCTATTTTTTTGACTATTGGGGCAAGAGTTCTCCCGTGTTTTAAATAATTAAACATATCCTTTACCTCTTTTAACCTCTTTTAGTATACTTCTCTAGTTGTCCTTTGACTGAATGGGTAGGTAAAACAAACCCGTCAATTTCATATGTTTCCTCATCCTCATTAAAATCTAAATTGTGAATTAATGATTCGGTTTTTAGCAGAGAAATGATTCTTCCTTCACTTGCAGGTACTGTCACACTATAGTTCTCCATAATTTCTATTGCGAATTTTTCTATTTTGCTCATTAATTTTTCTAAATCTTCAATTGAGAAAGCAGAGATGCTTATATAATCCTCATTAGGTGAAGGAACAAAAGAATTTGGTGTTTTATCTCTTTTATTGTAAACAGTAAGAATCGGAATATCTGTTACCTCCAACTGCTTAAGTAGCTGATAAACAGTTTGTTCATGGTTTGAATAATCCAAATTTGAACTATCTACTATATGGAGTATTAAATTAGCTTCTTTCACTTCCTCTAACGTTGAACGAAATGACGCGACTAGAGTTGTTGGAAGATCCTGAATAAATCCAACTGTATCAGTAAGCAACGCTTGGTAGTTTGAAGGCAATACTACTTTTCTCGTCATTGGATCAAGGGTTGCAAACAATAAGTCTTCTTCAAAGCTCCCAGCTGTTGTTAATCGATTAAAAATCGTTGATTTACCTGCGTTTGTATAGCCAACAAGTGCAATTTGAAACGCCTGATTTTTTTTACGGCGCTCCCTATAACGATTTCGGTGGCTTACAATCGTTGAAAGCTGCTGCTTAATTTCATGAATCCGATTACGGATATGTCTTCGATCAGTTTCTAGTTGTGTCTCACCAGGACCTCTAGTACCAATTCCCCCGCCTTGTCGTGATAAAGAGATCCCTTGGCCTGATAGTCTTGGCAACAAGTATTGGAGTTGTGCTAATTCAACCTGTAGTTTACCTTCTTTAGATTTCGCACGACCTGCAAAGATATCTAATATTAATTGTGTGCGGTCAATGATTCTCACATTTAAAGTTGAAGATAAATTACGCATTTGACTAGGTGAAAGCTCATCATTAAATATTATGATGTCAGGATCTAGCTCTTCGACAAGATTCAATAGTTCTTCGACTTTCCCTTTTCCTATATATGTAGCAGGATGCGGCCTGTCTCTTTTTTGGATCATGTTTATTAATACTTCACCATTTGCC from Metabacillus sediminilitoris carries:
- the hflX gene encoding GTPase HflX, with amino-acid sequence MNHTIDVLKEKVILVGCQLQTMLDDHFQYSMEELASLTKTANGEVLINMIQKRDRPHPATYIGKGKVEELLNLVEELDPDIIIFNDELSPSQMRNLSSTLNVRIIDRTQLILDIFAGRAKSKEGKLQVELAQLQYLLPRLSGQGISLSRQGGGIGTRGPGETQLETDRRHIRNRIHEIKQQLSTIVSHRNRYRERRKKNQAFQIALVGYTNAGKSTIFNRLTTAGSFEEDLLFATLDPMTRKVVLPSNYQALLTDTVGFIQDLPTTLVASFRSTLEEVKEANLILHIVDSSNLDYSNHEQTVYQLLKQLEVTDIPILTVYNKRDKTPNSFVPSPNEDYISISAFSIEDLEKLMSKIEKFAIEIMENYSVTVPASEGRIISLLKTESLIHNLDFNEDEETYEIDGFVLPTHSVKGQLEKYTKRG